One part of the Janthinobacterium sp. 17J80-10 genome encodes these proteins:
- a CDS encoding DUF4401 domain-containing protein: MTFLSAEILWRRLQERALVEGDMPLPAHADSPWYVRAMLGIAGWIGALFLLGFVGAGFYFVMDNAAAAVTLAALCCGAAYAIFRMAPDKDVATQFALAVSMAGQGLFMIGMNEAFGTAAASAWLACAAFELALALLLPNFVHRVVASAAAAIALALALNRLELGMLVPALLGAGMAMAWLEPRRWAGRGTLWRPLGYGWVLAVLVVELIERFGWFRVFRHSYDAVWWAVPQWLLAWSGWIAAVLVGIVLVGAVAHLLRDTGVSLVSGSGLAALGAAVLVALVSVPAPGLATAMLILLLGFACGNRVLMGLGICALLGFLSHFYYALNVTLLVKSGILAASGVMLLGARSLANNISPHDSGAEAAADAAASIDFGNAEGSHA; the protein is encoded by the coding sequence ATGACATTCCTATCTGCCGAAATTTTGTGGCGGCGCTTGCAGGAGCGCGCTCTTGTCGAAGGTGACATGCCGCTGCCTGCACATGCAGATTCTCCCTGGTACGTGCGCGCCATGCTGGGCATCGCTGGCTGGATCGGTGCGCTGTTCCTGTTAGGCTTTGTTGGCGCCGGCTTCTACTTTGTCATGGATAACGCCGCGGCTGCCGTGACGCTCGCGGCGTTATGCTGCGGGGCGGCTTATGCCATCTTTCGCATGGCCCCGGACAAGGATGTCGCCACGCAGTTCGCGCTTGCGGTCAGCATGGCCGGCCAGGGCCTGTTCATGATCGGCATGAACGAAGCGTTCGGCACGGCTGCCGCATCGGCCTGGCTGGCGTGCGCTGCATTCGAATTGGCGCTGGCTTTGCTGCTGCCGAATTTCGTGCATCGCGTGGTGGCCAGCGCTGCCGCTGCCATCGCACTGGCGCTGGCGCTGAACCGGCTGGAGCTTGGCATGCTCGTCCCGGCGCTACTGGGCGCTGGCATGGCCATGGCCTGGCTGGAGCCGCGCCGCTGGGCGGGCCGGGGTACATTGTGGCGTCCGCTTGGCTACGGCTGGGTTCTTGCCGTGCTGGTGGTAGAGTTGATCGAGCGTTTTGGCTGGTTCCGGGTTTTTCGGCACAGTTACGATGCTGTGTGGTGGGCCGTGCCGCAATGGTTGCTTGCCTGGAGCGGCTGGATCGCTGCCGTGCTGGTCGGGATTGTGCTGGTGGGCGCCGTGGCGCATCTGCTGCGTGATACAGGCGTTTCCCTGGTCAGCGGCAGCGGCCTGGCCGCGCTGGGCGCGGCGGTGCTGGTAGCACTGGTCTCGGTGCCGGCGCCGGGGCTGGCGACGGCAATGCTGATCCTGTTGCTGGGTTTTGCCTGCGGCAATCGTGTGCTGATGGGACTGGGAATCTGTGCGCTGCTCGGCTTTCTTTCGCATTTCTATTATGCGTTGAACGTCACGCTGCTGGTCAAGTCAGGGATCCTGGCCGCCAGCGGAGTGATGTTGCTGGGCGCGCGTTCTCTGGCCAACAATATCTCCCCGCACGACTCCGGCGCAGAAGCTGCCGCAGATGCGGCAGCCTCGATCGATTTCGGCAATGCGGAGGGCAGTCATGCGTAA
- a CDS encoding TetR family transcriptional regulator, whose product MARATKEEAQETRKRILDAAEDVFYEQGVARTSLADLAGVAGVTRGAIYWHFKNKIDVFDAMCERVRLPMAQMVQASADSCADDPLGQLRATCLFVLHEAASNLHARKVFGILFHRCEYSDAAQEFVTLQQDILNTGARNIELTLKNAIARGQLPADLDARLAAILFQASWRGLLSNWLISPGSFDLGKDAEKFVDACMDILRLAPSLRRSGRI is encoded by the coding sequence ATGGCACGGGCAACCAAGGAAGAGGCGCAGGAAACGCGCAAACGGATTCTCGACGCCGCCGAGGATGTGTTTTACGAACAGGGTGTGGCCCGCACTTCGCTGGCCGACCTGGCCGGCGTCGCCGGCGTCACGCGCGGCGCAATTTATTGGCATTTCAAGAACAAGATCGATGTGTTCGACGCCATGTGCGAACGCGTGCGTTTGCCGATGGCGCAAATGGTGCAGGCCAGTGCCGACAGTTGCGCTGACGATCCGCTCGGGCAACTGCGCGCAACCTGTCTTTTTGTATTGCATGAAGCCGCAAGCAACCTGCACGCCCGCAAGGTATTCGGCATTCTGTTTCACCGCTGCGAATACAGCGATGCCGCCCAGGAGTTTGTCACGCTTCAGCAGGATATCCTCAATACCGGCGCGCGCAATATCGAACTGACGCTGAAAAATGCCATCGCGCGCGGCCAGTTGCCGGCTGACCTCGATGCCAGGCTTGCTGCCATCCTGTTCCAGGCCAGCTGGCGGGGGCTGCTCAGCAACTGGCTGATTTCGCCCGGCAGTTTTGACCTGGGCAAGGATGCCGAAAAGTTCGTCGACGCCTGCATGGATATCCTGCGCCTGGCACCGTCGTTACGGCGCTCCGGGCGAATCTAG
- a CDS encoding efflux RND transporter periplasmic adaptor subunit, translated as MISPGRLTPIALIITAILLTACLDRTAASKAPAATPAADVATLTVTPQRLAISTELPGRLEAARIAQVRARVPGIVLQRVFREGSDVKAGDVLFRIDDAPFQANHQSAQAALAKAEANLAQVSLKAQRYAALVETNAISKQEYDDISAGQKQAAADVATAKAALASARLNLGHATVTAPISGRIGRAQVTEGALVGQNEATPLAIVQQLDPIYVNLTQSSAEVLQLRQALAAGQIKGVGRDEAKVSLLLEDGRPYPHPGKLLFSDISVDESTGAVVLRAAFPNPDRLLMPGLFVRARLEQAVSENAIVVPQQAVQRSADGASVMLVDAGGKVIPRKVRADRSQGDSWVVSEGLQAGDRVIVEGMQKAKAGTVVNAVAWTGAGSNGGASGKPAVLQAKAPR; from the coding sequence ATGATTTCTCCCGGTCGCCTGACCCCGATTGCACTGATCATCACTGCTATCCTGCTTACTGCCTGCCTTGATCGTACCGCAGCCAGCAAGGCCCCTGCCGCCACGCCGGCGGCAGACGTAGCCACCCTCACGGTGACACCGCAGCGACTGGCCATCAGCACCGAATTGCCCGGCCGCCTGGAAGCCGCACGCATCGCTCAGGTACGGGCGCGCGTGCCTGGCATCGTGCTGCAACGCGTTTTCCGCGAAGGCAGCGACGTCAAGGCCGGCGACGTGCTGTTCCGTATCGATGACGCACCCTTCCAGGCAAATCACCAAAGCGCACAGGCGGCACTGGCCAAGGCCGAGGCCAACCTCGCCCAGGTCAGCCTGAAAGCACAACGTTATGCAGCGCTGGTGGAAACCAATGCCATCAGCAAGCAGGAATACGACGATATCAGCGCGGGGCAAAAACAGGCAGCGGCCGACGTCGCCACGGCCAAGGCGGCGCTGGCGTCCGCCCGACTGAACCTCGGACACGCCACCGTGACTGCGCCGATCAGCGGCCGCATCGGCCGCGCCCAGGTGACCGAAGGCGCACTGGTCGGCCAGAACGAGGCAACGCCGCTGGCCATCGTCCAGCAGCTCGATCCGATCTATGTCAACCTGACTCAGTCCAGCGCAGAGGTATTGCAACTGCGCCAGGCGCTGGCAGCCGGCCAGATAAAAGGGGTAGGCCGCGACGAAGCCAAGGTCAGCCTGCTACTGGAAGATGGCCGCCCTTATCCGCATCCGGGCAAGCTGCTGTTTTCCGATATCTCGGTCGATGAAAGCACGGGTGCTGTGGTGCTGCGCGCGGCCTTCCCCAATCCGGATCGTCTGCTGATGCCCGGGCTTTTCGTACGCGCACGCCTCGAACAGGCCGTCAGCGAAAACGCCATCGTCGTGCCGCAGCAAGCGGTGCAGCGCAGCGCCGACGGGGCCAGCGTGATGCTGGTGGATGCCGGCGGCAAGGTCATCCCGCGGAAAGTCCGGGCCGACCGAAGCCAGGGCGATTCCTGGGTCGTCAGCGAAGGCTTGCAGGCAGGCGACCGCGTGATCGTCGAAGGCATGCAGAAAGCCAAGGCGGGCACGGTGGTCAACGCGGTTGCCTGGACTGGCGCTGGCAGCAATGGCGGCGCCAGTGGCAAGCCTGCTGTCCTGCAAGCCAAGGCCCCACGCTAA
- a CDS encoding DUF2157 domain-containing protein, which yields MNDTRTAILDWMAQGRLRPHEAAHALRLAGMIPGGDDWRSFLDRLMLWIGTVSCGAAVVFFFAYNWQDMGRFAKFGLVELLLLVSLASSWRLSLDRAGGKAVLLLASLLTGALLALVGQTYQTGADPWELFAVWAVAILPWVVLGRFGALWLLWLVLVNLAAYLHFRTLGGLFGWLFDTEQRIWAVFAVNTAALLAWELAGRSGAAWLRERWPVRIVAAASGGAVTTLAVLAILDFRHGGSGWAMLAWCAWMTAAFFYYRSRQQDLFILAGGVLAAIVVATTFLARHVLRNFDAGGFLFIGLVVIGMSAAGGMWLKSVASEVEK from the coding sequence ATGAACGATACCCGTACGGCCATCCTCGACTGGATGGCACAGGGCCGGTTGCGGCCGCACGAGGCGGCGCACGCGCTGCGTCTGGCCGGCATGATCCCGGGAGGCGACGACTGGCGCTCCTTTCTCGACCGCTTGATGCTCTGGATCGGCACCGTGTCCTGCGGCGCGGCCGTGGTTTTTTTCTTTGCCTATAACTGGCAGGACATGGGTCGTTTCGCCAAGTTCGGCCTGGTCGAATTGCTGCTCCTCGTCAGCCTGGCGAGTTCCTGGCGGCTCAGCCTTGACAGGGCAGGCGGCAAGGCCGTGCTGCTGCTGGCCAGCCTGCTGACTGGCGCCTTGCTGGCATTGGTCGGACAAACTTACCAGACCGGCGCCGACCCGTGGGAATTGTTCGCTGTCTGGGCCGTGGCAATCCTGCCATGGGTCGTGCTGGGGCGGTTCGGCGCCCTGTGGTTGTTGTGGCTGGTTCTGGTCAATCTTGCCGCTTATCTGCATTTCCGCACCTTGGGCGGCTTGTTTGGCTGGCTGTTCGATACCGAGCAGCGCATATGGGCGGTGTTTGCCGTCAACACGGCGGCATTGCTGGCCTGGGAATTGGCTGGCCGCAGCGGTGCGGCATGGCTGCGCGAACGCTGGCCGGTGCGCATCGTAGCCGCCGCCAGCGGCGGCGCCGTCACTACCCTGGCCGTGCTGGCGATTCTCGATTTTCGCCATGGCGGGTCTGGCTGGGCCATGCTGGCCTGGTGCGCCTGGATGACCGCTGCCTTTTTCTATTACCGCAGCCGCCAGCAGGATCTGTTCATTCTGGCCGGCGGCGTGCTGGCGGCCATTGTTGTGGCGACGACTTTCCTGGCGCGCCATGTATTGCGTAATTTTGATGCGGGTGGTTTCCTGTTCATCGGCCTGGTCGTCATCGGCATGTCGGCTGCCGGCGGCATGTGGCTTAAATCCGTGGCAAGCGAGGTGGAAAAATGA
- a CDS encoding GDYXXLXY domain-containing protein: MRKWIAIAAGIIMLVLVNFTIYQREHLLRDGKVVLLELAPVDPRSLMQGDYMALNFAIANQAFPWNRRAKLNDGHLVVTLDANGVGKLRRFADAKPLAADELLLRYRVRNEQVKFATNAFFFQEGQGTLYEKARYGEFRVAPGGEMILDAMRDAQFRRLGVAR; this comes from the coding sequence ATGCGTAAATGGATTGCAATTGCAGCAGGCATCATCATGCTGGTGCTGGTCAATTTCACCATCTATCAGCGAGAGCATCTTCTACGCGACGGCAAGGTGGTCTTGCTGGAACTGGCGCCGGTCGACCCGCGCTCGCTGATGCAGGGCGATTACATGGCATTGAATTTTGCCATCGCCAACCAGGCGTTCCCCTGGAACAGGCGCGCCAAACTGAATGACGGCCATCTGGTGGTGACGCTGGATGCCAATGGCGTAGGCAAGTTGCGCCGCTTTGCCGATGCCAAGCCGCTCGCCGCCGACGAATTGCTTCTGCGCTACCGCGTGCGCAACGAACAGGTTAAATTCGCCACCAATGCCTTCTTTTTCCAGGAAGGGCAGGGGACGCTGTACGAAAAGGCGCGCTACGGCGAATTCCGCGTCGCGCCAGGCGGCGAGATGATTCTGGATGCGATGCGCGATGCGCAGTTCAGGCGGCTGGGCGTGGCGCGATAA
- a CDS encoding rhodanese-like domain-containing protein produces the protein MQHLTAPELAAWLADASREPPLLLDVREPGEFAFCHIEGAVPMPMQSVPARMTELDEEAPVVCICHHGMRSMQVARFLEQHGYANVINLTGGVHAWAQQVDPEMPTY, from the coding sequence ATGCAACACCTCACCGCCCCTGAACTGGCTGCCTGGCTGGCAGACGCTTCGCGCGAGCCGCCGCTGTTGCTCGACGTGCGCGAGCCCGGCGAGTTCGCCTTTTGCCACATCGAGGGCGCGGTGCCGATGCCGATGCAAAGCGTGCCGGCCCGTATGACCGAACTGGACGAGGAAGCGCCGGTAGTCTGTATTTGCCACCATGGCATGCGCAGCATGCAGGTGGCGCGCTTCCTGGAGCAGCATGGCTATGCAAACGTCATCAACCTGACCGGCGGCGTCCATGCGTGGGCGCAGCAGGTCGATCCCGAAATGCCCACGTATTAA
- a CDS encoding TolC family outer membrane protein translates to MRPTLIATLLAGSFLSLNAHALDLLQVYQEALANDPVYASARATLAAGQEKTVQGRSLLLPQVAASGARARTELGTGANIYNKSYGISLSQPLFNWANWEQFQQGKLASAVSEAQFAQAQQDLIVRVSQAYFDVLAAQDTLASVQAQKVAITEQLASAKRNFEVGTATITDTHEAQARYDLALAQELAAQSDLDIKRNALQQIIGKPAGELAGLRPGVQITPPKPAQIEPWVESAEQQNYGVASQKLALESARREIGRNRAGHMPTVTLEAGRNYSDRATSVTNPSGYSNSAQVRWTVPLFSGFGTSSRVREAIALEDKARNDLENVRRTAAQGARQAYLGVTSGLAQVKALEAAERSSQSALDSNRLGYQVGVRINIDVLNAQQQLYTTRQNLAKARYDTIVNGLKLKSAAGSLKEDDLAQVNGLLKS, encoded by the coding sequence ATGCGCCCTACCCTGATTGCAACGCTGCTTGCCGGCAGTTTCCTGTCTTTGAATGCCCATGCGCTGGACTTGCTGCAGGTATACCAGGAAGCGCTGGCCAATGACCCGGTCTATGCCAGCGCACGCGCCACACTGGCAGCCGGACAGGAAAAGACTGTCCAGGGGCGCTCGTTGCTGCTGCCGCAGGTCGCCGCATCCGGCGCACGCGCGCGCACCGAACTGGGGACGGGCGCAAATATTTACAACAAGAGCTACGGCATTTCGCTGTCGCAACCCCTGTTTAACTGGGCAAACTGGGAGCAATTCCAGCAAGGCAAGCTCGCCTCTGCCGTGAGTGAAGCGCAGTTCGCCCAGGCGCAGCAAGACTTGATCGTACGCGTTTCGCAAGCCTATTTCGACGTACTGGCGGCGCAGGATACCCTGGCTTCGGTCCAGGCGCAAAAAGTCGCCATCACGGAACAACTGGCTTCGGCAAAACGCAACTTTGAAGTCGGCACCGCCACCATCACCGATACTCATGAAGCGCAAGCCCGTTATGACCTGGCGCTGGCGCAGGAATTGGCCGCCCAAAGCGACCTCGACATCAAGCGCAACGCGCTGCAGCAAATCATTGGCAAGCCGGCCGGCGAACTCGCGGGGTTGCGCCCGGGCGTGCAGATCACCCCGCCCAAGCCGGCACAAATCGAACCATGGGTCGAAAGCGCAGAACAACAGAATTATGGCGTTGCCAGCCAAAAGCTGGCGCTGGAAAGCGCCCGCCGGGAAATCGGCAGGAATCGCGCCGGCCACATGCCTACCGTAACGCTGGAAGCCGGCCGCAACTATAGCGACCGCGCCACATCCGTCACGAACCCCTCGGGATACTCGAACTCGGCCCAGGTGCGATGGACCGTGCCGCTGTTTTCCGGTTTTGGCACAAGCAGCCGCGTGCGCGAAGCCATCGCACTGGAAGACAAGGCCAGGAACGACCTGGAAAATGTCCGCCGCACTGCAGCCCAGGGCGCCCGCCAGGCTTATCTGGGCGTCACCAGCGGCCTGGCGCAGGTAAAGGCGCTCGAAGCGGCAGAACGTTCGAGCCAGTCGGCCCTCGACTCGAACCGCCTGGGCTACCAGGTCGGCGTGCGCATCAACATCGACGTGCTCAACGCCCAGCAGCAGCTTTACACGACCCGCCAGAATCTGGCCAAGGCGCGTTATGACACGATCGTCAACGGCCTGAAGCTGAAGTCTGCCGCCGGCTCGCTGAAGGAAGATGACCTGGCGCAGGTCAATGGGCTGCTGAAGTCCTGA
- a CDS encoding protein-L-isoaspartate O-methyltransferase, with product MNIEQARFNMIEQQIRPWDVLDQDILELLLVAKRENFVPAAHRNLAFMDTEIPLPCGQSMFTPKLEARILQEVALKKHETVLEIGAGSGYMAALLALKARHVTTVEIEPELKALAEQTLAANGITNVKVELGDGAHGWAGSGSESAPYDVIVISGSLPVLPDAFLQQIKIGGRILAIVGEAPVMSAVLVTRVSDTAFNTIKLFETNVRPLKNATTPSHFRF from the coding sequence ATGAACATTGAACAAGCCCGCTTCAACATGATCGAGCAGCAGATCCGCCCCTGGGATGTGCTGGACCAGGACATCCTCGAGCTGCTGCTCGTGGCCAAGCGAGAAAACTTCGTGCCGGCCGCCCACCGCAACCTGGCCTTCATGGATACCGAAATTCCGCTGCCTTGCGGACAAAGCATGTTTACGCCCAAGCTGGAAGCGCGCATCCTGCAGGAAGTCGCCTTGAAAAAACACGAAACCGTCCTGGAAATCGGCGCTGGCTCCGGCTACATGGCAGCACTGCTGGCGCTGAAGGCACGCCATGTCACGACCGTCGAAATCGAGCCGGAACTCAAGGCGCTGGCCGAACAGACCCTCGCCGCCAATGGCATCACCAACGTCAAGGTTGAACTCGGCGATGGCGCCCACGGCTGGGCCGGCAGCGGCAGCGAAAGCGCGCCCTATGACGTGATCGTGATTTCCGGCAGCCTGCCTGTGTTGCCCGACGCCTTTCTGCAACAGATCAAGATCGGCGGTCGCATCCTTGCCATCGTTGGCGAAGCGCCCGTGATGTCGGCCGTGCTGGTCACGCGCGTCTCGGACACGGCATTCAACACGATCAAGCTGTTCGAGACCAATGTTCGGCCGCTGAAAAATGCGACCACCCCGTCCCACTTCCGTTTCTAG
- a CDS encoding efflux RND transporter permease subunit: MWFTRISIANPVLATMMMLAFVVLGLFSYQRLPVDQFPDITFPVVVVQTDYPGASPETVESDVTRKVEEAVNTINGINSLTSRSYEGASVVIIEFALTVDPAQAAQDVREKVALVKAVFRKEVKEPRVTRYDPADRPIYSVSVANDARNGRHTMRELTVIADQVVKKRLENVRGVGSVTLVGGVMREINIYIKPTEMEALGIGVDQVMNALRNENQELPAGAVRSLSSENVVQVQGRIKNPADFNRLIVARRGGQPVLLSQVATVVDGQQEQENLALYNGQRTLALDILKAQGQNTIEVADGLAAAIRDLQPTLQALYPGVKLEVIKDSSRQIRVGVENVRKTLFEGAALTILIVFLFLNSWRSTVITGLTLPVALIGTFLFMHMFGFTINMITLMALSLCVGLLIDDAIVVRENIVRHAGMKVDGAYKSHRTAALEGTAEIGLAVLATTFSIVAVFLPVGFMGGIIGRFFHQFGITVTAAVLISMFVSFTLDPMLSSIWPDPAVHGEKGTRRGWYAQTIGRVLEQFERLVQWLSDTYQVLLKWSLKHRKTTLAIAAATFLGGFLLPASGLIGSEFVPQADYSETGVTFYTPVGSSLELTESKAHQVEAILREFPEVRDLYTTVNTGNAQGKNYATIFVRLVPRSERSRSASQMAGPLRDRLAHVAGITVTHIGTLDGVGGDNKQMRLSILGPDLTQLARLSEQVQEKLRAIAGVVDIDSSLKSQKPTISVTPRRDIGADLGIGVGQIGAALRPLLAGEAASNWRAPDDQNYDVNVRLAPTDRNSIEDLSRLMLGSTQTNADGTPKMVPLRQVAEITPAVGANQINRRDLNREVELSANVVGRSAGQASAEVKAALQSLDLPPGYRFQVGGAAKNMQESFGYAVGALLLAIIFIYMILASQFASFLQPIAIMSSLPLTLIGVFLALLLFRSTLNMFSIIGFIMLMGLVTKNAILLVDFANQARKQGMARAEALLEAAHVRLRPILMTTLAMVFGMVPLAFGLAEGSEQRAPMGQAVIGGIITSSLLTLVVVPVMYTYLDDFAAWAKVKFGGRPLEDPI; the protein is encoded by the coding sequence ATGTGGTTCACCCGCATCAGTATTGCCAACCCGGTCCTGGCCACCATGATGATGCTGGCCTTTGTGGTGCTGGGCCTGTTTTCCTATCAGCGCCTGCCGGTCGACCAGTTCCCGGATATTACGTTTCCGGTCGTGGTGGTCCAGACCGACTACCCGGGCGCATCGCCCGAGACGGTCGAATCCGATGTCACGCGCAAGGTCGAGGAAGCGGTCAATACCATTAACGGCATCAACAGCCTGACCTCGCGCTCCTATGAAGGCGCCTCGGTCGTCATCATCGAATTCGCCCTGACGGTCGACCCGGCACAGGCGGCGCAAGATGTGCGCGAAAAGGTGGCGCTGGTAAAGGCGGTTTTCCGCAAAGAGGTCAAGGAACCGCGCGTCACCCGTTACGATCCGGCTGACCGGCCGATCTATTCGGTGTCGGTCGCCAACGATGCCCGCAATGGCCGCCATACCATGCGCGAACTGACGGTGATTGCCGACCAGGTCGTCAAGAAACGCCTGGAAAACGTCCGAGGCGTCGGTTCAGTGACCTTGGTCGGCGGGGTCATGCGCGAAATCAATATTTACATCAAGCCGACGGAAATGGAAGCGCTCGGCATCGGCGTCGACCAGGTCATGAACGCGCTGCGCAATGAAAACCAGGAATTGCCGGCGGGCGCGGTGCGCTCGCTCTCCAGCGAAAACGTCGTGCAGGTGCAGGGCAGGATCAAGAATCCGGCCGACTTCAACCGGCTCATCGTCGCCCGCCGCGGCGGCCAGCCAGTATTGCTGTCGCAGGTCGCCACGGTTGTCGATGGCCAGCAAGAACAGGAAAACCTGGCGTTGTACAACGGCCAGCGCACGCTGGCGCTGGACATTCTCAAGGCGCAGGGCCAGAACACCATCGAAGTCGCCGATGGCCTGGCCGCGGCAATCCGGGATTTGCAGCCGACCCTGCAAGCGCTGTACCCCGGCGTAAAACTCGAAGTCATCAAGGACAGTTCACGCCAGATCCGCGTGGGTGTCGAAAATGTGCGCAAGACCCTGTTCGAAGGCGCGGCGCTGACCATCCTGATCGTCTTCCTGTTCCTGAATTCCTGGCGCTCGACCGTGATCACGGGACTCACGTTGCCCGTGGCGCTGATCGGCACCTTCCTCTTCATGCACATGTTCGGTTTCACCATCAACATGATCACGCTGATGGCGCTGTCGCTGTGCGTGGGCCTCTTGATCGATGACGCCATCGTGGTGCGCGAAAACATCGTGCGCCACGCCGGCATGAAGGTCGATGGCGCCTACAAGAGCCATCGCACGGCAGCCCTCGAGGGCACGGCAGAAATCGGCCTGGCGGTGCTGGCGACCACCTTTTCGATCGTCGCGGTATTTTTGCCGGTGGGCTTCATGGGCGGCATCATCGGCCGCTTCTTCCACCAGTTCGGCATCACCGTCACCGCTGCGGTACTGATCTCGATGTTCGTGTCGTTTACGCTGGACCCGATGCTCTCCTCCATCTGGCCCGATCCGGCAGTCCACGGCGAGAAAGGCACGCGCCGCGGCTGGTACGCCCAAACCATCGGCCGCGTGCTGGAACAGTTCGAACGCCTGGTGCAATGGCTGTCCGATACCTACCAGGTGTTGCTGAAATGGTCGCTCAAGCATCGCAAGACGACCCTGGCGATCGCTGCCGCCACCTTCCTCGGCGGCTTCCTGCTGCCGGCCAGCGGCCTGATCGGATCGGAATTCGTGCCACAGGCGGATTATTCGGAAACCGGCGTCACGTTCTACACGCCGGTGGGCTCTTCCCTGGAACTCACGGAAAGCAAGGCGCACCAGGTCGAGGCGATCCTGCGCGAATTTCCCGAAGTGCGCGATTTGTACACCACCGTCAATACCGGCAATGCCCAAGGCAAGAATTATGCGACCATTTTCGTGCGCCTGGTGCCGCGCAGCGAACGCAGCCGCAGTGCCAGCCAGATGGCGGGCCCCTTGCGCGACCGCCTGGCCCACGTGGCAGGCATTACAGTCACGCATATCGGCACGCTGGATGGTGTGGGCGGCGACAACAAGCAAATGCGCCTGTCCATCCTTGGCCCGGATCTCACCCAGCTGGCCCGGCTGTCGGAGCAGGTGCAGGAGAAATTGCGCGCCATTGCCGGTGTAGTGGATATCGATTCGAGCCTGAAATCGCAAAAGCCGACAATTTCAGTGACACCACGTCGCGATATCGGCGCCGACCTGGGCATTGGCGTAGGACAGATTGGCGCAGCGCTGCGCCCGCTCCTGGCAGGCGAAGCCGCCAGCAACTGGCGCGCTCCGGATGACCAGAATTACGATGTCAACGTCCGCCTGGCGCCCACCGACCGCAACAGCATCGAGGACCTGTCGCGCCTGATGCTCGGCAGTACGCAAACCAATGCCGATGGCACGCCGAAAATGGTGCCCTTGCGCCAGGTAGCCGAAATCACCCCGGCAGTCGGCGCCAACCAGATCAACCGGCGCGACCTTAACCGCGAAGTCGAGCTGTCGGCCAATGTCGTCGGCCGCTCCGCCGGCCAGGCCAGCGCGGAAGTCAAAGCGGCCCTGCAATCCCTGGACTTGCCGCCCGGTTACCGCTTTCAGGTGGGGGGTGCTGCCAAGAACATGCAGGAATCCTTTGGCTATGCCGTGGGCGCGCTGTTGCTGGCGATAATTTTCATCTATATGATCCTGGCATCGCAATTTGCCAGCTTCCTGCAGCCGATTGCCATCATGTCATCGCTGCCGCTGACCCTGATCGGGGTTTTCCTGGCGCTGCTGCTGTTCCGCTCGACGCTCAACATGTTTTCCATCATCGGCTTCATCATGCTGATGGGCCTGGTGACCAAGAACGCCATCCTGCTGGTCGATTTCGCCAACCAGGCCAGAAAACAGGGCATGGCGCGCGCTGAAGCGCTGCTCGAAGCGGCACACGTGCGGCTGCGGCCGATCCTGATGACCACACTGGCGATGGTGTTCGGCATGGTGCCGCTGGCCTTCGGCCTTGCAGAAGGTTCCGAGCAGCGTGCACCGATGGGCCAGGCGGTCATTGGCGGCATCATTACTTCGTCGCTGCTGACGCTGGTGGTAGTGCCGGTGATGTACACCTACCTGGATGACTTTGCTGCCTGGGCCAAGGTCAAATTTGGCGGACGTCCTCTTGAAGACCCCATTTGA